The following proteins are co-located in the Arctopsyche grandis isolate Sample6627 chromosome 3, ASM5162203v2, whole genome shotgun sequence genome:
- the Tcs5 gene encoding TP53 regulating kinase produces the protein MVFRPKVLVLTLVSLTFVRFRSLLRCLIRRTICRNILVAGEMSHLVEHGFQLMKQGAEAKLYSGVYLEKPAIVKERFSKAYRHSILDSTITKERTKSEAKALLKSQLCDIRTPTLYFVDYQNGRIYMEHVLNSVTVKEYIVDINNKTDENNEDDGYMTLLKRLTDKIGTVLAMMHRNNIIHGDLTTSNMLLAKPEELDPKEYDGPDNGEIVMLDFGLSRVDNSAEDKGVDLYVLERALISTHSTLPHMFENILQVYQAQNKGQSKDVLIKLEEIRLRGRKRTMVG, from the exons atggttTTTAGGCCAAAAGTGTTGGTACTGACATTAGTTTCTTTGACATTTGTTCGTTTTCGTAGTTTGCTGAGGTGTTTGATTCGTAGAACaatctgtagaaatatattAGTAGCTG gtGAAATGAGTCATTTAGTTGAGCATGGATTTCAACTCATGAAACAAGGTGCCGAAGCAAAACTTTATTCTGGGGTATATCTTGAGAAACCAGCTATAGTTAAAGAAAGGTTTTCTAAGGCATACAGACATTCTATCTTAGATTCTACAATCACAAAAGAGCGCACTAAATCAGAAGCGAAAGCTTTACTAAAAAGTCAATTATGTGATATAAGGACGCCAACATTGTACTTTGTCGACTATCAAAATGGACGTATATACATGGAGCATGTGCTGAACAGTGTAACCGTTAAAGAATACATTGtagacataaataataaaacagatGAAAATAATGAGGATGATGGATATATGACTTTATTGAAGAGATTAACAGACAAAATTGGTACTGTGTTGGCAATGATGCAtcggaataatataatacatggtGATTTGACTACTTCCAATATGTTACTAGCTAAGCCTGAAGAATTGGATCCGAAGGAATACGATGGGCCCGATAATGGTGAAATAGTTATGTTAGATTTTGGTCTTTCTCGTGTAGACAACAGTGCTGAAGATAAAGGTGTTGACTTATATGTTCTCGAAAGGGCTTTAATTAGTACACACAGTACTTTACCCCATATGtttgaaaatatacttcaagTTTACCAAGCTCAGAATAAAGGTCAGTCAAAagatgttttaataaaattggaaGAAATCAGATTAAGAGGTAGAAAGCGAACAATGGTAGGCTGA
- the LOC143909742 gene encoding gastrulation defective protein 1 homolog, whose protein sequence is MNSSKKNLISFGKIALPKVLKSGDVDTAPNDESGGFGTFGRTREIVDISNEDDSEAQQMKEVLGIQEFGKKAKTFNVEQMLEEVKKTARSVAPLKKESLLPIEQSNDDSDDDLIGPPLPTNVISATNVKEADKSDDDSDDSYNELSDSGDEQESKLVNYIPSSHEVQMKHGTKAVIAVAADPSGARLSTGSVDYDVCFWDFAGMDTSMRSFRTLRPCENHPIKCLQYSATGDTILVISGCAQAKVLDRDGFEVIECIKGDQYISDMAKTKGHTASLNSGCWHPNIREEFMTSSQDGTLRLWDVEKPKQHKNIIKPRAQGGVKTTPVACTYSRDGNTVACGCYDGSIQLWDHRKSFVNTSILVRDAHQKQSEISSLVYSYHGNHIATRGCDDTLKLWDLRVFKKPVHTVNDLFSRYDTTDCMFSPDDSMVVTGESLKKNRKFGRVLFYDTTSFNLVSEIEVAESHIIKTLWHPKLNQIFVGCGDGTVQCYYDHKRSLRGAKLCVVKTHRKRNTIEVLSNTQVITPHALPLFQQDRVKTVKKRMEKDRLDPVKSKRPDLPITSGQGGRVASSGGTLSSYVIRNLGLSKRVNDEQDPREAILKYAKDAAENPFWISPAYAKTQPKPIFQVDEEQKNSESDEPSTSKKMKLQ, encoded by the coding sequence ATGAATTcatccaaaaaaaatttaatctcgTTTGGTAAAATAGCGTTACCTAAAGTTCTCAAGTCTGGTGACGTCGATACTGCTCCAAATGATGAATCTGGTGGCTTTGGAACATTTGGAAGAACGAGGGAaatcgttgatatttcaaaCGAAGACGATTCCGAGGCACAACAAATGAAGGAGGTGTTAGGAATTCAAGAATTTGGAAAAAAGGCAAAGACTTTCAATGTAGAGCAAATGTTGGAAGAAGTTAAGAAAACTGCCCGCTCGGTAGCACCTCTTAAAAAAGAATCCTTACTGCCTATTGAGCAATCAAATGATGACAGTGACGATGATCTTATAGGTCCGCCTTTACCGACAAATGTAATTTCGGCTACAAATGTGAAAGAAGCAGATAAATCAGATGATGATAGCGATGATAGCTACAATGAGCTAAGTGATTCGGGCGATGAACAAGAATCGAAACTTGTAAATTACATACCATCCAGTCATGAGGTACAGATGAAACATGGAACCAAAGCAGTCATAGCAGTAGCTGCCGATCCCTCAGGAGCTCGTCTTTCAACCGGATCTGTAGATTATGATGTATGTTTCTGGGATTTTGCAGGCATGGACACATCCATGAGATCTTTCCGTACATTGCGGCCCTGCGAAAATCATCCAATCAAGTGTCTTCAGTATTCCGCCACAGGTGATACAATTCTAGTTATAAGTGGATGTGCCCAAGCTAAAGTTTTAGATAGAGATGGCTTTGAAGTTATTGAATGTATCAAAGGGGATCAATACATATCAGATATGGCTAAAACTAAAGGTCATACAGCGTCACTCAATAGCGGCTGTTGGCATCCTAACATAAGAGAAGAATTCATGACTTCGTCACAGGACGGTACTCTCAGACTGTGGGATGTAGAAAAACCGAAGCAgcacaaaaatattattaaacctaGAGCTCAAGGTGGAGTCAAAACAACTCCGGTAGCATGTACTTATTCTAGAGACGGTAATACTGTAGCGTGTGGTTGTTATGATGGATCTATCCAGTTGTGGGATCACCGCAAAAGCTTTGTAAATACAAGCATACTCGTGAGAGATGCACATCAAAAACAATCGGAAATATCTTCATTGGTGTATTCATACCATGGGAATCATATAGCAACTCGTGGATGTGATGACACATTGAAACTGTGGGATTTACGCGTTTTTAAAAAACCAGTTCACActgtaaatgatttattttcacGATACGATACAACAGATTGTATGTTCAGCCCGGACGACTCCATGGTAGTGACTGGTGAATCGTTGAAGAAGAATCGAAAGTTTGGCCGTGTTCTATTCTATGACACAACGTCATTCAATCTTGTAAGCGAGATTGAAGTAGCAGAGTCGCACATCATTAAAACCCTATGGCATCCCAAACTGAACCAAATATTTGTTGGCTGTGGAGATGGCACTGTGCAATGTTACTATGATCACAAAAGAAGCCTTCGGGGAGCTAAGTTGTGCGTAGTAAAAACTCATAGAAAACGCAATACCATAGAAGTGTTGAGCAACACTCAAGTAATAACGCCACATGCTTTACCACTTTTCCAACAAGACCGTGTGAAGACTGTGAAAAAACGCATGGAAAAAGATAGATTAGATCCTGTCAAATCGAAACGCCCTGATTTGCCCATAACTTCCGGTCAAGGTGGACGGGTAGCTTCATCGGGTGGAACTCTGAGCTCATATGTAATAAGGAACCTAGGTCTCAGTAAGCGTGTCAACGATGAACAGGATCCACGTGAAGCCATTTTGAAGTATGCCAAAGATGCTGCAGAAAATCCATTTTGGATATCCCCAGCGTATGCAAAAACCCAACCTAAACCGATATTTCAAGTAGACGAAGAGCAAAAAAATTCTGAGAGTGATGAACCATCTACgtcaaaaaaaatgaaactgcAGTAA